The following are encoded in a window of Deltaproteobacteria bacterium genomic DNA:
- a CDS encoding 6-bladed beta-propeller, with amino-acid sequence MTSTSLPNTTTTTIPTSSGCGTFLTTWGSAGSGNGQFSGPQGVATDGSGNVYVVDTFNNRIEKFSSTGTFLTTWGSSGMGNGQLDAPYGVAVDGSGNVYVADTYNNRIQKFDSNGTFLTTWGSAGLGNGQFESPTGVATDGSGNVQVADYGNSRIQKFDASGTFLTTGGSYGSGNGQFEYPFGVATDGSGNVYVADSNNNRIQKFDASGTFLTTWGTSGSGNGQFNNPDGVATDGSGNVYVVDTFNNRIQKFSSTGTFLTTWGSSGTGNGQFNAPYGVTVDGSGNVYVADTDNNRIQKFACP; translated from the coding sequence GTGACCTCCACTTCGCTCCCGAACACTACAACGACCACGATACCAACGAGCTCGGGCTGCGGCACCTTCCTCACCACGTGGGGCAGCGCGGGCAGCGGCAACGGGCAGTTCAGCGGCCCACAAGGCGTGGCGACCGACGGGAGCGGGAACGTCTACGTCGTCGATACGTTCAACAACCGCATCGAGAAGTTCAGCAGCACGGGCACCTTCCTCACCACGTGGGGCAGCAGCGGCATGGGCAACGGGCAGCTCGACGCGCCCTACGGCGTCGCGGTGGACGGCAGTGGGAACGTCTACGTCGCGGATACGTACAACAACCGCATCCAGAAGTTCGACAGCAACGGCACCTTCCTCACCACGTGGGGCAGCGCGGGCTTGGGGAACGGACAGTTCGAGTCCCCCACCGGCGTGGCGACCGACGGCAGCGGGAACGTCCAGGTCGCGGACTACGGGAACTCCCGCATCCAGAAGTTCGATGCGAGCGGCACCTTCCTCACCACGGGGGGGAGCTACGGCTCGGGCAACGGCCAGTTCGAGTATCCCTTCGGCGTGGCGACCGACGGGAGCGGGAACGTCTACGTCGCGGATTCCAACAACAACCGCATCCAGAAATTCGACGCGAGCGGCACCTTCCTCACCACGTGGGGAACCTCGGGCTCGGGCAACGGACAGTTCAACAACCCCGATGGTGTGGCGACCGACGGGAGCGGGAACGTCTACGTCGTCGATACGTTCAACAACCGCATCCAGAAGTTCAGCAGCACGGGCACCTTCCTCACCACGTGGGGCAGCAGCGGCACGGGCAACGGGCAGTTCAACGCGCCCTACGGCGTCACGGTGGACGGCAGTGGGAACGTCTACGTCGCGGATACGGACAACAACCGCATCCAGAAGTTCGCCTGCCCGTGA
- a CDS encoding IS256 family transposase has translation MDGRSLLDEIAREGARRMLVTALETEVAAYLEAHGDERDEKGHALVVRNGKGRTRKITLGAGTIPVSAPRVNDRRTDHDGGRRRFTSRILPPYMRRSPKVAEVLPVLYLRGLSTGDFREALAALLGDDAAGLSATNVARLTNEWEAEYRAFQKRSLVDRDYVYVWVDGVHFNVRLEDDRLCTLVMIGVRPDGTKELITVEDGYRESAESWKTVLRDLKRRGMRPPVVAVGDGALGFWAAVRDVWPRKREQWDWFHKLGNILDKLPKRLQPRVKAALHEVMYAETREQAREATQRFAIEYGAKYPKAVTTLEKDTAALLTFFNFPAEHWKHLRTSNVIESPFATVRLRQRVTKGAGSRTKGLLMAYKLLDMAQARWRRLDGAHLLPLVRAGIPFVDGVQRAATGSRARERAA, from the coding sequence ATGGACGGGCGATCGCTGCTCGACGAGATTGCCCGCGAGGGGGCTCGCCGGATGCTCGTGACGGCGCTGGAAACCGAAGTCGCCGCCTACCTGGAGGCGCACGGTGACGAGCGCGACGAGAAGGGCCACGCTCTGGTCGTCCGGAACGGCAAGGGGCGCACCCGGAAGATCACGCTCGGAGCCGGGACCATCCCGGTGAGCGCACCCCGCGTGAACGACCGTCGGACCGATCACGATGGCGGGCGGCGACGCTTCACGAGCCGCATCCTGCCGCCGTACATGCGGCGCTCCCCGAAGGTTGCCGAGGTGTTGCCCGTGCTCTACCTGCGCGGCCTCTCCACCGGCGATTTCCGCGAGGCGCTGGCGGCGTTGCTCGGGGACGATGCCGCCGGATTGTCTGCCACGAACGTCGCGCGACTGACCAACGAGTGGGAAGCCGAATACCGCGCCTTTCAGAAGCGCAGCCTCGTCGATCGCGATTACGTCTACGTCTGGGTTGATGGCGTTCACTTCAACGTCCGCTTGGAGGACGACCGCCTCTGCACGCTCGTGATGATCGGCGTGCGGCCCGACGGGACGAAGGAGCTGATCACGGTCGAGGACGGCTACCGGGAGAGCGCCGAGAGCTGGAAGACCGTGCTCCGCGACTTGAAGCGCCGAGGTATGCGCCCGCCCGTCGTCGCCGTCGGTGACGGTGCCCTCGGTTTCTGGGCGGCGGTGCGAGACGTGTGGCCAAGGAAACGTGAGCAGTGGGACTGGTTCCACAAGCTCGGCAACATCCTCGACAAGCTCCCGAAACGGCTCCAGCCACGCGTGAAGGCCGCGCTCCACGAGGTCATGTACGCCGAGACGCGCGAGCAGGCACGCGAGGCGACGCAGCGGTTCGCCATCGAGTACGGGGCCAAGTACCCGAAGGCCGTCACGACCCTGGAGAAGGACACCGCCGCGCTGCTGACGTTCTTCAACTTCCCCGCCGAGCACTGGAAGCACCTGCGGACCAGCAACGTCATCGAGTCCCCGTTCGCGACCGTCCGACTGCGCCAGCGCGTAACGAAGGGGGCTGGCTCGCGCACGAAGGGTCTCCTGATGGCCTACAAGCTCCTCGACATGGCTCAGGCGCGCTGGCGACGCCTCGACGGGGCGCACCTCCTCCCGCTCGTCCGCGCAGGTATCCCCTTCGTGGACGGCGTGCAGCGAGCGGCCACGGGCAGCCGGGCGAGAGAGCGAGCGGCGTGA